The DNA segment GGGTTCGTCGGTGAACGGGTCGACCATCGCGAAGACTTCTACGGCGACGCCGGTCGGGGAGGGTGTCGACTGATCACGAAGTTCCTGCGGACGCGCGAGCAGCGTCTCTCCGCTCTCGGGCGTGAAGTACAGCGTCCCGGCGGCCTCGTCCCAGAACTCCCGGCGAATACACCGGGCGAGATCGAGGGCGAAAGCGAGGTGGTCGACGGCACCGGTCGCCTCGTAACACGACAGCGCACCACGCGCCAGGTAGGCGTAATCGTCGAGGTAGCCGTCGATGGCGACGTCGCCGTCGCGAAACCGTCGGTGAAGCCGTCCGGCCCCGGGATCCCACAGTCGGTCGCGAACGAACGAGAGCGCGTCGACCGCCAGGCCGGCGTAGCGGTCCGACTCAGGCCCCGAATACCGGTCGGCGTCACCGTCGACACTCACACCGTCCGCGTCGACGCCGTCCGCCCCCAGTACTACCGAGGCGTTCGCGAGGGCGTCGATGGCGAGGCCGTTCCACCCGGCCAGCACCTTCTCGTCGCGCGCGGGTCGCGGCCGCGACGCTCTGGCGTCGAAGACGGCCTCGCGAACGGATTCGAGTCGGTCCACGACGGTCGATTTCGCCAGTCCGTAGTTTGCCGCGAGCTCGTCGACCGACGCGTCGACGTTCAACACCGTCCGTCCCTCGAAGTTGCCAGAGTCGGTGACGCCGTACCGATCCGAAAAGAGGTCGGCGTCGGTCTCCGACAGACCTGTACGCGCGACGACCGATGCTATCTCGTCGGGCGTCCACACGTAGAAGGCGCCCTCCACTCGCTCTCCGGACTCGTCCTCGCTCTGAGCGTCGAGCGTGCTGTAGAAGCCGCCAGCCGGGTGGCGAAGTTCCCGTTCGACGAAGTCGACGGTCTCGCGAACCGTTCGCGCGTAGCGTTTCTCGCCGGTCAGCTGATAGCCGGCCAGGAGCACGCGCGTGATCGTCGCGTTGTCGTACAGCATCTTCTCGAAGTGTGGGACCGTCCAATCCGCGTCGACGCAGTAGCGGTGAAACCCCCCACCGACGTGATCGTACAGGCCGCCGGCGCACATCGCGTCGAGCGTCCGCGTGGCCGCGTCGAGGGCCGCAGGTCGGTCGTGGTCTGCGTACAGCCGGAGGAGTGCCTCGACGCGCCGGGGCTGTGGAAATTTCGGCCCGCCTCGGCCGAATCCGCCGTGGTCGTCGTCGGTGGCGCGGAGCGCGGCCTCCCCCACCAGTTCGATCGCGTCCGGTTCGTTCGGTCCGACCTCTGTGTCGAGTTCGAGCGTCGACTCGGCAGTGTCCGTCGCCGGTTCGCTCCCCGATGTAGTTGCGTCGAGTCGATCGGCGGCCATCGACGCCCACTCGTCCGCTCGCGACTCGAGCTCGTCGCGGTTCTCGCTCCAGGCGCTGCGGATCCGTCTGCAGAGGTCGAGAAATCCCGGCGTTCCGCGCTGGGCCTCGCGCGGAAAGTACGTCCCGACGTAGAACGGTCGCCCGTCGGGGGTGAGCCAGACCGAGAGTGGCCAGCCGCCCCGGCCGGTGACGGCCTGACTGACGGTCATGTAGACTGTGTCGACGTCGGGTCGTTCCTCGCGGTCGACCTTGATCGGAACGAACCCCTCGTTCAGTACCTCGGCGACGGTCTCGTCGGCGAAGCTCTCCGCTTCCATGACGTGACACCAGTGACACGCCGAGTACCCGACGGAGAGAAAGATCGGTCGATCGCGCTCGCGAGCCGCGCCTAGCGCCCGTTCGTCCCAGGGTTGCCAGTTGACCGGATTGTCGGCGTGCTGGCGGAGGTACGGGCTCGCCTCGTCGCCGAGTCGATTACGATCCAGCGGGTCGGTCATACGTCCCCTACGGGCAGTGCGTTCAAAAGGTATGGTCTCGCGGCCACCGGGACAGCCCGAGCGGCGAGGCGAGAAAGCGCCTCGTCACGCGCCGTCACGTCCGCCAGAAGGGCTCATCCGGTACGTTTAACAGGCGACTGAGAGTGCATCCGCTATGTCCGTTCGGTCGGAGGCCTGGACGATCTATCGCCAGGCGGTACCGATCCTCCTCGTCTCGCTGCTCGGCGGTCTCTTCGCCGGTCTCGTCCTAGAAGACATGGTGCCGAGAGTCGCGGACTTTCCCGGGTTACTCGTGATGATACCCGTGTTCCTCGCCACGCGCGGGAACGTCTACGGCGCACTCGGCGGTCGGATCTCGAGCGGCCTCCATCAAGGTGTGATCGAACCGCGGTTCGCTCGTGACGACAGACTGGTCAACGCGGTCGTCGCCTCGCTCGTCAACGCGATCGGCATCTCGATCGTCATCGCCGTGCTCACGTGGGTCGTCCTCCGCGGGCTCGGTCGCGACGTCGCCGCCCTGTACGAACTCGTCGCGATCATGCTCATCTCGGGCGTGCTGACCGCCGTCGTCCTCGTCGCCGGCCTCCTGGGCGTCATCTTCGTCGGCTTCGAACGCGGGTACGATCCCGACAACCTCGTCGGCCCCGTCGTGACGACCATCGGTGACATCTTCGGCATGCTCTTTCTCCTCTTCGCGGTGGTCGCCGTGGAGGTGCTCGTCCCGTGATCGGCGCAGGCGGGAGCGTCGAATCCGACGGTGGACTCGACACCTGGTCGACGCGATCGATCGTTCGGACGATGTTTCCCCTGCTCGTCGTCCTCTCCGCGATCGTGCTCTGGGCGGGCCTCACGCTCGAAGACGCCGAGGCCCTCCTGGCCGAGTACGGCCTACTCGCCGTGATGGTGCCGACGATCATCGGAACCGGCGGCAATCTCGGAGCGATACTCAGTTCGCGGCTCACGACCCGGTTTCATCTCGGGATGACCGACCTCGACGTTCGCGATCCCGACCTCTGGGCGAACGTGATCGCCATCGTCGCCCTGGCGCTCACCGTCTTCACCCTCCTCGGCGTGGGTGCGTTCCTCGTGGGACTCGTGATCGGTTCGAGCCTCTCGCTGTCGGCACTGCTCGCCATCTCGATCGGGAGCGGACTCGCGATCGCACTCCTCGTCGTCGTGTTCAGCTTCGCGGCCACGTACGGTTCGTATCGACTCGGCGTCGACCCCGACGACACGACGATCCCGATCATCACCAGCCTGATCGACGTCTTCGGCGTGGTCATCTTCATCGCGGTGTCGTCGCTCGTCGTCGGGCTATGAGAACGGACTGTTTGGATCGAGCGAACGTGGACGCTCCGGATCGGACGGACGTGGTGTTCAGTTCGGACGAACGAGGGCGCTCCGGATCGGACGGACGTGGTGTTCAGTTCGGACGAACGAGGGCGCTCCGGATCGAGCGGACGTGGTGTTCAGATCGGACGAACGTAAAGTTCAGTTCGGACGAACGAGGTCGCTCAGGATTCCGAGAGTGGCTGGACCGACTCCTCGGCGTTTCGCGTTCCCTTCGCGATGAGGACGTCGTGGGCGCGCAGTCGCGCGTCGGCGTCGGCGATGAGCAACCACCCGTCCTCCGGACGGCGGATCGCGATGGCACTCATGCCGGCGTCCGCGTCCAGGCGCCCGTCGATCACGTCCGCGTCGACGAGTTCGCTCCCGGGTTCGACGACGATCCGGGTGATGATCTCGTCCGACTCCTGAACGGCCAGGTGGACGACAGGGTGGACGTCAAGTTCGCGGAGGACCCCTTCGCTGATGCCGATCGCCGCGTCGCTGATCTCCTCGGTGGCGCTCGCGAGGATCATCAGCCCGCGGATGCGAACCGGATCCTCGGCTTCGCCCGCGGCCTTCAGCGCCCACGCGGTGAAGCGCGACTGGAGCGCGTCGACCTCGATTTCGAGGTTACGCACCTCTTCCGCCAGGGGTCGGCTGTCGAAGAGGACGCTGCTGTAGGCCAGGTCGACCGCGAGTTCGCTCACGTTCTTCATGTGAACGATCGTGTCGATCGCCCGCTCGAGGTCGGCGATCTCCGGTGACTCCGGCTCGGCCAGCTCGTACGGCTCGCCGGTGAGTGTCTCGACGACGGGTCCGAGATCCGTCTCGGTCCCGCGCAAGAAGGCCACGTCGCCAGCCTCGACGGTGGTCTCGGGGCCGGGGTCGAAGAGCCACTCGGCACCCCTCCGGAGCGCGATGACGCGGACGCCCGTCTCGGATTCGAGGTCGATGTCGACCAGTGTGCGACCTGCGTACGCGGAGTCGGCCGTCACCTCGGCGCGTTCGAGCGACTCGATCGCCTCCGGGAGGGTCGTCCGCATCGCCTCCGGGAGGCCAGCGTCCTCCAGAAGGATCTTCGCGATGTCGCCCGCCGCGTCGCTTATCTGGTCGGTCGCGGCGACGATCCCGAGTACCGGCGCGAGGCGCTCCGCGTCGTCCGGGTTACGGGCGGCCATCAGGAGACTCATCCGGGCGCGTAGTTCGAGGAGATCCATCCGCTCTTCCAGCCGGAGGACTTCCCGGGCGAGATCGTGGTGCTGGTGGAGGATCGCAGAGAAGGAGAGGTCGATCAGCAACTCGGCCGTGTCCTTCATCTCGACGAGGACGTCCTTCACGCTGACCGGCTCGTACTCGATCGAACCGGCCGAGATCTCGCCCTCGAACGGGTCCATGGGTGGAGAGAACACGCGCTGGCTGAAAAACGTTCCTCACACGTACTGGACCGGTCGTGACGCGGTGAAACTACGATCCAGAACGCGTGCGCTCGTACTCAAGAAACGTCACCGCATCGCGCTCGTCGCGGGCGATCTCCCGCCAGACGGCCGGGTCGATCTCCGGGAAGAACGCGTCGCCGTCAGGCGATCGATCGACTTCGGTGACGACGAGGCGATCGACGGCCGGGAGGAACTGCTCGTAGACGGACGCGCCGCCGGCGACGTAGGCGCGCCCCGATCTGTCGTGACGATCGCGATCGGCACGTTCTGCGGCACGGACGGCCGCCTCGATCCCGTCGACGACCACCACGTCCTCGGGCGTCTCCAGGTCCCGGGAGGTGAGGACGATCGAGGTGCGATCGGGCAACGGCTCGCCGAGTCCCGCGACGATGCTCTCGTACGTTACCCGGCCCATGATGACCGGATGCCCAGTCGTCTCCCGTTTGAAGTGTGCCATGTCCTCGGGAATGTGCCAGGGCATCCCACCGTCGACGCCGATGACGCCGTTTTCGGCCACGGCGACGATCGCGACCAGTTCCAGCTCCGTCTCGATCGTGGGAGCCCCATCCCCGTCACGCGGTGGCGTATCGGAGTTCGTCATCGTCACTCCGCCACGCCGAAGGTGAGTCCGTCGTGGCTCTCGTAGTCGCGAAGTTCGACGTCGGCCGCAGTGATGTCGTCGATGGAGACGTCGCCTACCGAGAGCGTCGGGCGCGAGAGGGGTTCCCGGGCACACTGCTCCAGTAACCCCGGAACGTGGTCCATGTTTTCGTCGCCCTCGGCCTCTGGCGGCGCGTTCGCTTCGACCCACTCGCGAACGTCCCGGTACTCCTCGCGCTCGCCGACGTCGGCCAGTCGGTCTTGCAGCGCGTCGAGGGTGTCTGCGTACCACTCGCCGCGCTCGCCCGCGCCGCAGTAGACGTGTGCGTCGACGATCGTGTGACCGAAGGTACCGGGTTCGAATCCGGTCTGTTTGGCGATCACTTTCGTGAGCAGTGAGTAGGCGGCGACGTTGAACGGAACGCCGAGCGCGACGTCGCCAGAGCGCTGGGTCAGGTGGCAGTTCAACCGATCGCCCTGGACGTTGAAGACGAACGTGTAGTGACACGGCGGCAGCGTCGAGACGGCCGCGTTCGCCGGGTGCCAGGCGTTCACGACGAGGCGTCGCGAGTTTGGGCTGTCAGAGAGGGTGTCGATCACGTACTGCAGCTGGTCGAACGTCCGCCGACCGTCGGCCTCCTCGGTCACCCAGCGGTGGGCCTCGTCGGGCCAGGACTCGCCCGCGAGCTGGGACGATTCGTCCGGGACCGGAAACCGTCGCCAGAATCGGCCGTACGCCGTGTCCAGTCGGCCCTCGTCGTCGGCCCAGGCGTCCCAGATCTTCGTCTCCTCTCGCAGGGTCCGAATGTGTTCTTCGCCCGATAGGTACCAGCAGACCTCGTGGATCATCGAGTTCCAGCGGTAGCCGTCCATCTGTTTGGTCGTCAGGAGCGGATAGCCCTCCTGCAGGTCGACCTCGTAGTGACGGCTGAAGCGCGAGATGGTGTCGACGCCCGTCCGGTTGGGCTTGTACGTCCCGTCGGAGAGGACGTCGTCGACGAGGTCCAGGTACTGTTGCATGGAGAGTCACTCCGTGCGGAAGGTCATAAATTCCGATGATACGGTGCTGTGACGTCCTGTGCGAAGCGAAATGCCGGGCATGAAGCCATCGTTTTGTATTTTGGATCGTTGGGGGCCGGGAAGGATAACTCACACCATAATACCCCCAACACGAATTCGAATCGACGGACCACTTTCGCCTCGGTCTCGGAACCCTCTTGAGACGAGCCTCCCTTCCTCCGTTCGATGACTGGCGACGTCGGTGCGCGAGTGCTCGCGCTTCCCACCGAGATGGCGGCGACGCGGGAGTCAGCGGCCCTAACCGACGTCCGATCGCACGCCGACCCCGATCTCGTCTTGCTCCCGGGCCCGGGTCGCCGACCGCAAGCCGCCGCCCGGGCGCGACAGTACTTCGACGTCCCAATCGTCCACCCGCCCCTCGGCGACGCCGGCGGCACCGTCTCGGAACACGAAGTCGGTAGCACTCGACTGATCGCCGTCCAGCGCGCGACGGCGCTGTCGACGGCGGCCGCCACCGTGGAGCGGCTCGAATCGAACGCGACCGACGGACCCGCGATTTTCGTCTGCGACGACATCGGTGTGACGGTCGATCGAACCACGCTCGGCGCGTCGCTCGATCACGCCGACGCCCTCGTCGACTGCGTCCCCGGCGATCGACGTCTGGGGACGGTCCTCACCGGTCGCCTGCCTGCAACCTACGATCGGTGCTGGGTGCTCGATCGGGACGGCGGCGTCCGCGCCGTCCGCGAACCGGCGGAACTCGGGTCGGACGAGCACTCGACGCCGGACGCGTCCGCCGTCTGGCTCCGAATTCGAGGCGTCGGCTCGATCGACGACTACGGCGATAGCGGGACCGTCGTCACGATGGATCTCGCACCCGGTACGTCGTCGGAACGCGACGGTGCGAGCGACGACGGTGACCCCGGCGACCCCTGGCCGATCCGGAGCGTCGAACCGATCGGCGCGGACACATTCGGAATCCGGGCCGTCGCGGGCGTAGGTGCGAAGACGGCAGGGGCACTGGACGAGCGGGGTATTCGAAGCAAAGCCGACCTCCTCGAGACGCCGGTGTCCGAACTGGCTGTCCTCTCAGGAATCGGCGAAACCGCCGCCCACCGGATGCATCAGCACGCCCGCGTACTCGAAACCGGCGAGCCCTGTCGGGTGACGGCGGAGCCGCTTCCCGGGGAATCCGACGCCGACCCCCCGCTGTGCCTGGACATCGAGACCGACGGCCTCTCGCCGACGATCATCTGGCAGATCGGCGTGTACGACCCTGCGACCGACGACCATCACGCGTTCGTTGAGCGGACCGACCCATCGGAGCCGGGAACCGTGATCGAATCCGTCGTCGAGTGGCTCGTCGGAACGCACCCTGACCGGACGCTGCTCACGTGGAACGGCTGGCAGTTCGATTACAAACACCTCGGGTCCTTCGTCGAGCGATACGTTCCCGCCTACTGCGAAGCCTGGGACTCGATCGCGAAGCGCGACCTCTACGGGTGGGCCGTTACCGACGGGAACGCCGTGCTCCCCGGCCGGACGAACAAACTGGAAGACGTCGCCGACGCGCTGGGGTACGCAGGTTCGGGGACCGGTCTCGACGGGGCGACCACCGCAGCCGCGTACTCGCAGTTCGTCCGGACCGGAGAGCCACTCGACTGGGACCGTCACGAACGGTACTGCGAGAACGATTGTCGCGCACTGTGGACCGTCTACGAGGCGCTGGCCGACACGCCGATTTCAGGTGCGTCTGCAGCCGCGACGCCGTCCGGCCAGACTGGACTCGGTGACTTTTGATCATGGACGGGACCGACGCACCGCCGACCCACGACGGCGAACTGACCGCCAATGACGTGATCGAGACGTTCCCGGGTGACCCGGGGGAGGCGACGATCGTCGACGTCCCAGCACGTGAGGCATCGACGGTACCCGCACGCGACGTCCTCCGTCCGCGCCTGGCCGAGGCACTGGGCCACGACCTCTACTCGCACCAGGACGCGGCGCTCCGGGCGCTCGCCCGTGACGAGAACGTCTGCGTCGCAACGAGCACGGCCTCTGGGAAGACGCTCGTGTACGGCCTGGCGATCGCTCGTCGCTACCTCGACGCGGGCGGACCCGCGACGACGCTAGACGGGGTGGATCGCGGATCGACTGCACTCGTCGTCTACCCGACGAAGGCCCTCTCCCGAGATCAGGAGCGGGAACTGAACGACCTCTACGAGACGCTCGGCTTGGACGTCACCGTCCGCGTCTACGACGGCGACACCGAACGGGGCGAGACGCGTCGCGAGATTCGAGAGACGGCCGACGTCGTGATCACCAACTTCGCGGGAGTGAACACCTACCTCCACGACCACGATCGCTGGGCGGGTTTCTACGGGGCCTGTGATCTCGTCGTGATCGACGAGTCCCACACCTACACCGGCGTGCACGGTATGCACGTCGCCTGGACGCTCCGCCGATTGAAGCGCGTCCTCGGGTACTACGGGGCCGACCCGGGATACGTCCTGACGAGTGCGACGATCGGCAATCCGGACGCACACTCACGGGGGCTGATCGACGAACCCGTCACTGTCGTCGACGACGACGGGTCGCCACGTGGTCCCCGGGACCTCGTCCTCTGGAATCCGCCGCGCGCATCGTCCGAGGACGGGGACGCCGTACCGCAGACCCAGGCCGAGACGGGAACCGAAACCGACGACGATGCGGAACACGCCGATCGGCTCCCCGCGTCCGTCGACGCCCCGCGGTTGTTCAGCCACCTCACCTATCACGGCGCCCAGACGCTGCTGTTCACCCCATCGCGAAAGCTCGCCGAACTCTCGATCGAGCGTGCCGGCCGCGCCAGAGAGCGGTGGTCTGGGTACTACACCGATCCCGAGCGCGGCACCGACCTGCGGGCCTATCACGCCGGCCACGCACGGAATACGCGCCACGCCACGGAACAGGGGTTGAAGACGGGAACCATAGATGGCGTCGCGTCGACGAATGCCCTCGAACTTGGGCTCAACATCGGCGCGATGGACGCGACCGTCCAGCTCGGCTACCCCGGTCAGCGCCAGGCGTTCTGGCAGCAGATCGGCCGTGCCGGCCGCGGAACCGAGCGCGCGCTCTCGGTGCTCGCCGCCGACCACCGAACCCTGGACCAGTACGTCGTCTCGAACCCGACCTACCTCACCGAGTCCGACGTCGAGGATGCCGTCGTCGACACGGAGAACGACGCCGTCTTCGCTACGCACGTCCGCTGTGCGGCGGACGAACTCGCGCTCGACCAGACCGACGCGGACTCCTTCGCCGAACGCGAGCGGCTCGAATCCGCCATCGAACTCTGGCGACGGGCGGGCCAGCTTTCCGGCCGACTCGAAACCGGCGTCTCCTACACCGGTCCACCACGACCGCAATCGACGGTGTCGATGTACGCGACGGCCGGCGAGGAGTACGCGGTTCGCCTCGCCGACGGCGTCGATGCCCGACACGACCCCGAGATGGAGCCACTCGCCCGCGAACGGGTCTTCCGGGATTTCCACGAGGGCGCCGTCCGGTTCCACGAGGGCCGTCAGTACGAGGTCACGGACGTCGTCCACGAGGGGGCCCAACCGCACGTCGTCGTGCAACCCGTCGACGTGGACTACTACACGCGGACGAACCGCGAGGTGACCGTCCTCGACGCCGAAGCCGAGCGCTCTCGCGAGATCGGCGACTTCGTCCTCCACCACGGTACCGGGACCGTCCTCTCGTACTACGGCACGTACGACCAGGTTCGAATCGAAGGCGGAGGGAAGCGTCGGCAGAACGTACCCACGGGGTTGCCGGCACTCCCGATGGAGACCCAGCTCTGCTGGATCGAAGTCCCGAACGACGTCGAGGTACGGCTCGTCGATCGGTACGGGGACTTCGCGGTGCCCGAACTCGACGGCGAACTCGGCGAGAGCGTGCACGTCGGGTACGCCGGCGGACTGCACGCCGCCGAACACGCGACCATCGGCGTCGCACCGCTCGAACTCATGGTCGACAAACGCGACCTCGGCGGCCTCGCTACCCTCTCGCTCGACGCCCACCTCACGGCCGCGACACCCGATCCCGCCGGCGACGACGGCTCGTCCGATGCGTCGATCAGGACGCCGGACTCGATCGCCGCGGCCGAGGCACGGATCCGCTCGCGGGCGGACGACCTGGAGCGACCACCGGCCAGCGGCTGGTTCATCTACGACGGCGTCGAAGGTGGACTCGGCTTCTCCCGGGCCATCTACGAGGAGTTCGAGTCTATCGCCGAGCGCGCACGGGCGTTGATCGCCGGATGCGATTGCGGGCGGGTCGACGGCTGTCCGGCCTGCATCATGGACGACCAGTGCGGAAACGACAACCGACCGCTGCACGGCGAGGCGGCCATCGACGTCCTCGACGCCCTGCTCGGGCAGACATCGACGACGTCGGAGTCCACCGCCGACGAGGGGACTGTGAACGAGGACACCGCGGACGAGGTGACCCCCGAACGGGGACACCGACCGACCCTGTTCTACTCCTGAGTCGGGCGTCTGGGTCCGACGACAGGAGCGATTCGTCGCGAACGGACGACCGACGGCACCGACGTTTCAGCCATCGAAACGGTAACGCTTACCCGTCGGCCCCTCTCGCTATCGACTATATGCGAGAGATCGTGCTCCTCATCGGTGGCGGCGGTCGCGAACACGCCATCGCCCGCAGCCTCGCCGACAGCGAGGTCGACCTGTACGCGTGTGCGAGCAACCGGAATCCGGGTATCGCGGCGGTCGCGAACGGGTTCGAGACGCTCGATCCGACCGACACGGACGCCGTCGTCGAGTACGCAGCGTCCGTCGACGCGACGATCGCAGTCGTGGGCCCCGAAGCACCCCTCGCCGAGGGCGTCGCGGACGCCCTCGAACGCGCGGGCGTCTACGCGTTCGGCCCGAGACAGGCCGACGCCCGGATAGAGACGGACAAGTCCTTCCAGCGAGAGTTCATGGCCGAAAACGAGATTCCGGGCTGTCCGGACTTCGAGACGTTCACCGATACCGAGGCGGCGTGCGCGTTCGTCGACGAGTACGACGGCGACCTCGCGATCAAGCCCGCCGGTCTGACGGGTGGCAAGGGCGTGAAGGTCATCGGCGACCAGGTCACCCCGGAGGAAGGAACGGCGTACATTCGCGACTCCGACTACGACGAACTCGTCCTCGAAGAGCGCCTCGTCGGCGAGGAGTTCACCGTACAGGCGTTCGTCGCGAACGGATCGGTCCGGACGACACCCGCTGTGCAGGATCACAAACGCGCCTACGAGGGCGACGAAGGGCCAAACACAGGCGGTATGGGGAGTTACTCGGCGGCCGGACGAACCCTCCCGTTCATGGACGACGATGACTACGACCGTGCCGTCGAGATCATCGAGGCGACCGTCGACGCGCTAGACGACTACAAGGGTATCCTCTACGGTCAGTTCATGCTCACCGCCGACGGGCCGAAGGTGATCGAGTTCAACGCTCGGTTCGGCGACCCGGAGGCGATGAACACGCTGCCGGTCCTCGAAACTGATTTCCTGGACGTCGTTACGGCCGCTCGTAACGGCGAGGCGCTTCCGGCACTCACCTTCTCCGAACAGGCCACGGTCTGTAAGTACGCCGTCCCCGAGGGGTATCCAACCGATCCACAGGCGGGTGCCCTGGTCGAGATAACTGAAGAGAACGCTGGCGACGCCCAGCTCTACTACGCCAGCGTCGACGAGCGCGACGACGGCATCTACACGACGACGTCGCGATCGTTCGCCGTCGTCGGACTGGCCGAGTCGATCGCCGAGGCCGAATCGATCGCCGAGGACGCGCTGGCCGTTGCCGGCGAGGAGGGCCTGCACATCCGTCACGACATCGGGACGCAGGAACTCGTTCAGCGACGAATCGACCATATGGCCGAACTACGCGGCGAGTGAATCGACGGGCGAACGATCGGGGTATCCACCGAGCACACGGTTCGGTCACCGTCGAACACGTTCTTGTACCCGCGAATCGAAGACGGTGACAGTGACGGCAGACGACCCTTCCCGCCACGATCGGATCGACCGACATCCGACGCCCGGGCCAGGAAACTCCCTGTCTGGGTGGCCGGGCGAGCGCAATCCAATCCGCGTCGCGGTCAACTACGTCATCGTCTGGCTCGTGCGTCTCTCGCCGAGCCTGCGGCTCAAACGCTGGCTCCTTCGCCGTCTCGGCGTCGACGTCGGAGAACGCGTCTCGTGGGGACTCGAAGCCACGCCGGA comes from the Halovivax cerinus genome and includes:
- a CDS encoding DEAD/DEAH box helicase; amino-acid sequence: MDGTDAPPTHDGELTANDVIETFPGDPGEATIVDVPAREASTVPARDVLRPRLAEALGHDLYSHQDAALRALARDENVCVATSTASGKTLVYGLAIARRYLDAGGPATTLDGVDRGSTALVVYPTKALSRDQERELNDLYETLGLDVTVRVYDGDTERGETRREIRETADVVITNFAGVNTYLHDHDRWAGFYGACDLVVIDESHTYTGVHGMHVAWTLRRLKRVLGYYGADPGYVLTSATIGNPDAHSRGLIDEPVTVVDDDGSPRGPRDLVLWNPPRASSEDGDAVPQTQAETGTETDDDAEHADRLPASVDAPRLFSHLTYHGAQTLLFTPSRKLAELSIERAGRARERWSGYYTDPERGTDLRAYHAGHARNTRHATEQGLKTGTIDGVASTNALELGLNIGAMDATVQLGYPGQRQAFWQQIGRAGRGTERALSVLAADHRTLDQYVVSNPTYLTESDVEDAVVDTENDAVFATHVRCAADELALDQTDADSFAERERLESAIELWRRAGQLSGRLETGVSYTGPPRPQSTVSMYATAGEEYAVRLADGVDARHDPEMEPLARERVFRDFHEGAVRFHEGRQYEVTDVVHEGAQPHVVVQPVDVDYYTRTNREVTVLDAEAERSREIGDFVLHHGTGTVLSYYGTYDQVRIEGGGKRRQNVPTGLPALPMETQLCWIEVPNDVEVRLVDRYGDFAVPELDGELGESVHVGYAGGLHAAEHATIGVAPLELMVDKRDLGGLATLSLDAHLTAATPDPAGDDGSSDASIRTPDSIAAAEARIRSRADDLERPPASGWFIYDGVEGGLGFSRAIYEEFESIAERARALIAGCDCGRVDGCPACIMDDQCGNDNRPLHGEAAIDVLDALLGQTSTTSESTADEGTVNEDTADEVTPERGHRPTLFYS
- the purD gene encoding phosphoribosylamine--glycine ligase yields the protein MREIVLLIGGGGREHAIARSLADSEVDLYACASNRNPGIAAVANGFETLDPTDTDAVVEYAASVDATIAVVGPEAPLAEGVADALERAGVYAFGPRQADARIETDKSFQREFMAENEIPGCPDFETFTDTEAACAFVDEYDGDLAIKPAGLTGGKGVKVIGDQVTPEEGTAYIRDSDYDELVLEERLVGEEFTVQAFVANGSVRTTPAVQDHKRAYEGDEGPNTGGMGSYSAAGRTLPFMDDDDYDRAVEIIEATVDALDDYKGILYGQFMLTADGPKVIEFNARFGDPEAMNTLPVLETDFLDVVTAARNGEALPALTFSEQATVCKYAVPEGYPTDPQAGALVEITEENAGDAQLYYASVDERDDGIYTTTSRSFAVVGLAESIAEAESIAEDALAVAGEEGLHIRHDIGTQELVQRRIDHMAELRGE